A portion of the Stigmatopora argus isolate UIUO_Sarg chromosome 15, RoL_Sarg_1.0, whole genome shotgun sequence genome contains these proteins:
- the cdan1 gene encoding codanin-1 isoform X1, with protein sequence MAALLESLLAKKVDLSRIVDWLKKSKEDSNTFAFGNPEVPIHKQEFIPFLLNFLREQSSQALTHGPATPAKTPNRPGPSATSRGLSEKRACRSAGSSSRGTTRIQLFSPTPSPGSESGPSHVSSPSFTTSWSPASRPSGSERRPSHRISLGDFVVSSPELQKSRRRSGNGPGRHVGGGRAAHHADDNERRSSKGAVNEQVSPPSMGQLNFNNLDDFPPVGLSPVTPTERKPSRRINPTPVSAQRLQSKPKTCFTSTPFSKTPSPGAPATGPDKPDGWVNAVSPHSLMEERELLKKEKCKRAQQSCSPPAASEEVCTPTKSGTRGVGCKVTPDQQTPCPEPTKVTLASDLDMLAELYCTCISENLVPNVFLELFFVMQLLTSRSPHTLESDEEEEKSEWTLNSDVLERRYLRQVHNCVYFAVKVLENQYQLLAHLDKCTLRLLAENERMALFSPRLRDRLSQAQDRSTAKLSPTVSAFIHSVPFEPATDNRSNFSCDRAFHTFKKQRDIFYEVLREWEDFHKEPGWNFDVALGSRIRGMMSHLTAAGNHSHFARLFLKQLVQMCKGDRMNSSNGDTPDADLLGMLGADGLGRLKRLEERLIRPHGVSGPCPPPSFPGHQEFFQNFLQTASCCQLNQHLQDSLCQQILQLDEVSILGPPAPIAEQEEVGEEAASDGDMEQQDEKQRFASVILLARLLAKFLGFISFLPYQMSEKPSKEIQEAAVALRGKSVPVLDVCAVLRKSVRRRRAILTVPWLVEFLSMLDFTGPLLFCYRVVLGTLCLLYRKMLLGKCGEMPYLNKLLIVSVLGWLFQIPVIPEEVFFTSDFTEVAELEESNTDASGLDCIPLVDQQLLYTCCPFLGEFRKLLAAFVSGSSGKSGGVVRKITPTSAEPRDANGGRKLSQQKLQADLEQAFFHNQPPSLRRTVEFVAERIGSNAVKHMKATFVSELVEKGEKMLKEGLESPKANVSKLNESICAQLCEAGPDALVRATRFCCEKSPEAIRILLPLETSPAVLATSENITIHLATEKACCWLKTNITSLIRREWKSTYERVTKTLTADSTDELAPPLTPKRKQGARLMSCPPCCTHSASLPSDVLIDIKDLLSVAAGPRTDDELPTGSQLQTLFRRVGDTLDCKKFLTAVSEQMLINATVLLACKLASTELPLAPQSGDEESKPSVRALLEQLGELWERDNICCAPLHLLFTPLTVTAVLKTGENERNNYLHLVGRLADRGLLSQEELVSRWTKLTKQTVPTELMEKFGHNKVSSLPNQMELLQLSKRTLEGAT encoded by the exons ATGGCGGCTCTTTTGGAATCGCTACTGGCAAAGAAAGTGGACCTTAGCAGGATCGTGGACTGGCTGAAGAAGAGCAAG gaGGATAGCAACACCTTTGCATTCGGCAACCCAGAGGTGCCAATCCACAAGCAAGAATTCATCCCATTTCTCCTCAACTTTCTACGAGAGCAAAGCAGCCAGGCTCTTACCCATGGCCCCGCAACACCCGCCAAGACCCCCAACCGGCCCGGGCCCTCCGCCACATCACGGGGCCTCTCAGAAAAGCGGGCCTGCAGGTCAGCCGGTAGTAGCTCTCGTGGCACCACTCGTATACAGCTGTTCTCCCCAACGCCGTCCCCGGGGAGCGAGTCGGGTCCAAGTCACGTCAGCAGCCCTTCCTTTACCACTTCATGGAGCCCGGCGTCCAGGCCCTCGGGCTCGGAACGGAGACCGAGTCACAGGATCAGTCTTGGGGACTTTGTGGTGTCCTCTCCGGAGCTCCAGAAGAGCCGCAGGAGAAGCGGGAACGGCCCCGGGAGGCACGTGGGAGGAGGGCGAGCGGCACATCACGCTGACGACAACGAGAGACGAAGCAGCAAAGGAGCAGTCAATGAGCAGGTTTCTCCTCCATCTATGGGTCAGCTCAATTTCAACAATTTGGATGATTTCCCACCAGTCGGATTGTCTCCTGTTACCCCCAC GGAAAGAAAACCATCCAGAAGAATAAACCCGACACCAGTAAGTGCCCAGCGTTTGCAGTCCAAGCCCAAGACATGCTTCACTTCCACGCCGTTTAGCAAAACGCCAAGCCCGGGGGCGCCGGCAACAGGGCCGGACAAGCCCGATGGGTGGGTGAATGCGGTTAGCCCCCACAGCCTGATGGAGGAGAGAGAGCTTCTAAAGAAAGAAAA ATGTAAACGAGCCCAGCAGAGCTGCTCTCCTCCAGCAGCCTCAGAGGAGGTCTGCACACCCACCAAGTCTGGCACGCGAGGGGTCGGATGCAAGGTGACGCCTGATCAGCAAACACCCTGTCCCGAACCGACCAAAGTCACCTTGGCCTCCGACCTGGACATGCTGGCGGAACTTTACTGCACCTGCATTTCAG aaaatttGGTGCCAAACGTTTTTTTGGAGCTCTTCTTCGTGATGCAGCTGCTCACTTCTCGATCTCCACACACTTTGGAGAGcgatgaggaggaggaaaaaagcGAGTGGACGCTCAACTCAG ATGTACTGGAGCGACGCTACCTGAGACAAGTGCACAACTGTGTGTATTTTGCAGTCAAAGTGCTGGAGAATCAATATCA GTTATTGGCTCATCTGGACAAGTGCACGTTGCGTCTCTTGGCTGAGAATGAAAGAATGGCATTGTTCTCGCCGCGCCTCAGGGATCGTTTGAGTCAGGCCCAGGACAGAAGTACAGCCAAG CTCTCGCCCACCGTTTCCGCGTTCATTCACTCTGTGCCTTTTGAGCCTGCCACCGACAATCGATCGAACTTCAGCTGCGACAGAGCTTTCCACACCTTTAAAAAGCAAAG GGACATTTTTTACGAGGTGCTGCGTGAATGGGAGGACTTCCACAAGGAACCCGGATGGAATTTTGACGTTGCCCTTGGAAGTCGCATCAG GGGAATGATGAGTCATCTGACCGCCGCTGGAAACCACTCGCACTTTGCCCGTCTCTTCTTGAAACAGCTGGTTCAG ATGTGCAAAGGAGATCGCATGAACAGCTCAAACGGCGACACCCCCGACGCCGACCTGCTCGGCATGCTGGGAGCGGACGGCCTAGGCCGCCTGAAGCGCCTGGAGGAACGTCTCATTCGGCCACACGGCGTCAGCGGCCCTTGCCCGCCGCCGTCCTTTCCTGGCCACCAGGAGTTCTTCCAGAACTTTCTGCAGACGGCCAGTTG CTGTCAGTTGAACCAGCACCTGCAGGACAGCTTGTGCCAGCAGATCCTTCAACTAGACGAAGTGTCCATCTTGGGTCCTCCCGCTCCCATCGCGGAACAAGAGGAAGTGGGCGAAGAGGCGGCGAGCGACGGGGACATGGAGCAGCAG GACGAAAAACAACGCTTTGCTTCAGTGATCCTCCTTGCGCGTCTCCTGGCCAAGTTCTTGGGCTTCATCTCTTTCCTGCCGTACCAGATGTCCGAGAAGCCGTCCAAGGAGATTCAAGAGGCGGCGGTCGCCCTGAGGGGAAAG AGTGTGCCAGTCTTGGATGTGTGCGCGGTACTGAGGAAGAGCGTGAGGCGCAGGCGCGCCATCTTGACCGTGCCCTGGTTGGTGGAGTTTCTTTCCATGCTGGACTTCACTGGGCCACTGCTGTTCTGCTACAGGGTGGTTCTTGGCACACTTTGTCTTCTCTACAG GAAAATGCTTCTGGGCAAGTGCGGAGAGATGCCTTATCTTAACAAACTGCTGATTGTGTCTGTACTAGGATGGCTCTTCCAA ATCCCAGTGATTCCTGAAGAGGTCTTCTTCACCAGTGACTTCACTGAGGTTGCTGAATTGGAAGAGAGTAACACCGATGCATCAGGACTC GACTGCATTCCTCTGGTGGACCAGCAGCTCCTCTACACATGCTGCCCATTTCTCG GCGAGTTCCGCAAGCTCCTCGCCGCCTTCGTGTCGGGAAGCAGCGGCAAGAGCGGCGGCGTGGTCCGAAAGATCACGCCGACGTCGGCCGAGCCACGAGACGCAAATGGTGGCAGAAAACTTTCGCAGCAGAAGCTGCAAGCCGACCTGGAGCAGGCTTTCTTCCACAACCAGCCGCCGTCTCTGCGCCGCACGGTGGAGTTTGTGGCCGAGCGGATTGGCTCCAATGCTGTCAAGCACATGAA GGCGACGTTTGTGAGCGAGTTGGTGGAAAAAGGGGAGAAGATGCTCAAAGAAGGATTGGAGTCACCCAAAGCCAATGTGTCCAAACTGAACGAGTCCATCTGCGCTCAGCTGTGTGAGGCAGGACCGGACGCCCTGGTTAGAGCAACCAG GTTTTGCTGTGAAAAAAGTCCAGAAGCCATACGCATTTTGCTCCCTCTTGAAACTTCCCCTGCT GTTCTTGCCACTTCAGAAAACATCACCATCCACCTGGCCACGGAAAAAGCCTGCTGCTGGCTCAAAACGAACATAACGT CGCTCATCCGGCGAGAATGGAAGAGCACGTACGAGCGCGTGACCAAGACCTTGACCGCCGACTCCACAGACGAGCTTGCTCCGCCACTAACACCCAAGAGGAAGCAAGGGGCTAGATTGATGTCCTGTCCGCCCTGCTGCACCCACAGCGCCTCTCTGCCCTCCGATGTCCTTATTGACATCAAG GACTTGCTGAGTGTGGCCGCCGGACCCAGGACGGACGACGAGCTGCCCACCGGTTCTCAGTTACAAACGCTGTTCCGTAGAGTGGGCGACACACTGGACTGCAAAAag TTCTTGACAGCTGTCTCGGAGCAGATGCTGATCAATGCTACTGTCCTGCTGGCATGCAAGCTGG CATCCACAGAGCTGCCTCTAGCCCCTCAATCGGGTGATGAGGAGTCCAAACCTTCCGTCAGAGCACTTCTGGAGCAACTGGGCGAGCTTTGGGAGCGTGACAATATTTGCTGTGCCCCCCTCCACCTTCTCTTTACCCCGCTAACCGTCACTGCAGTGCTCAAAACCGGAGAGAACGAG cGTAATAACTACCTGCATCTGGTGGGGAGGCTGGCGGACAGAGGGCTCTTGTCCCAAGAGGAGCTCGTATCGCGCTGGACCAAACTGACAAAGCAGACGGTTCCAACG GAGCTGATGGAAAAGTTTGGACACAACAAAGTTTCCTCACTTCCCAATCAAATGGAGCTGCTGCAACTTTCTAAACGGACTCTAGAGGGCGCAACGTGA
- the cdan1 gene encoding codanin-1 isoform X2 produces the protein MAALLESLLAKKVDLSRIVDWLKKSKEDSNTFAFGNPEVPIHKQEFIPFLLNFLREQSSQALTHGPATPAKTPNRPGPSATSRGLSEKRACRSAGSSSRGTTRIQLFSPTPSPGSESGPSHVSSPSFTTSWSPASRPSGSERRPSHRISLGDFVVSSPELQKSRRRSGNGPGRHVGGGRAAHHADDNERRSSKGAVNEQVSPPSMGQLNFNNLDDFPPVGLSPVTPTERKPSRRINPTPVSAQRLQSKPKTCFTSTPFSKTPSPGAPATGPDKPDGWVNAVSPHSLMEERELLKKEKCKRAQQSCSPPAASEEVCTPTKSGTRGVGCKVTPDQQTPCPEPTKVTLASDLDMLAELYCTCISENLVPNVFLELFFVMQLLTSRSPHTLESDEEEEKSEWTLNSDVLERRYLRQVHNCVYFAVKVLENQYQLLAHLDKCTLRLLAENERMALFSPRLRDRLSQAQDRSTAKLSPTVSAFIHSVPFEPATDNRSNFSCDRAFHTFKKQRDIFYEVLREWEDFHKEPGWNFDVALGSRIRGMMSHLTAAGNHSHFARLFLKQLVQMCKGDRMNSSNGDTPDADLLGMLGADGLGRLKRLEERLIRPHGVSGPCPPPSFPGHQEFFQNFLQTASCCQLNQHLQDSLCQQILQLDEVSILGPPAPIAEQEEVGEEAASDGDMEQQDEKQRFASVILLARLLAKFLGFISFLPYQMSEKPSKEIQEAAVALRGKSVPVLDVCAVLRKSVRRRRAILTVPWLVEFLSMLDFTGPLLFCYRVVLGTLCLLYRKMLLGKCGEMPYLNKLLIVSVLGWLFQIPVIPEEVFFTSDFTEVAELEESNTDASGLDCIPLVDQQLLYTCCPFLGEFRKLLAAFVSGSSGKSGGVVRKITPTSAEPRDANGGRKLSQQKLQADLEQAFFHNQPPSLRRTVEFVAERIGSNAVKHMKATFVSELVEKGEKMLKEGLESPKANVSKLNESICAQLCEAGPDALVRATRFCCEKSPEAIRILLPLETSPAVLATSENITIHLATEKACCWLKTNITSLIRREWKSTYERVTKTLTADSTDELAPPLTPKRKQGARLMSCPPCCTHSASLPSDVLIDIKDLLSVAAGPRTDDELPTGSQLQTLFRRVGDTLDCKKFLTAVSEQMLINATVLLACKLEE, from the exons ATGGCGGCTCTTTTGGAATCGCTACTGGCAAAGAAAGTGGACCTTAGCAGGATCGTGGACTGGCTGAAGAAGAGCAAG gaGGATAGCAACACCTTTGCATTCGGCAACCCAGAGGTGCCAATCCACAAGCAAGAATTCATCCCATTTCTCCTCAACTTTCTACGAGAGCAAAGCAGCCAGGCTCTTACCCATGGCCCCGCAACACCCGCCAAGACCCCCAACCGGCCCGGGCCCTCCGCCACATCACGGGGCCTCTCAGAAAAGCGGGCCTGCAGGTCAGCCGGTAGTAGCTCTCGTGGCACCACTCGTATACAGCTGTTCTCCCCAACGCCGTCCCCGGGGAGCGAGTCGGGTCCAAGTCACGTCAGCAGCCCTTCCTTTACCACTTCATGGAGCCCGGCGTCCAGGCCCTCGGGCTCGGAACGGAGACCGAGTCACAGGATCAGTCTTGGGGACTTTGTGGTGTCCTCTCCGGAGCTCCAGAAGAGCCGCAGGAGAAGCGGGAACGGCCCCGGGAGGCACGTGGGAGGAGGGCGAGCGGCACATCACGCTGACGACAACGAGAGACGAAGCAGCAAAGGAGCAGTCAATGAGCAGGTTTCTCCTCCATCTATGGGTCAGCTCAATTTCAACAATTTGGATGATTTCCCACCAGTCGGATTGTCTCCTGTTACCCCCAC GGAAAGAAAACCATCCAGAAGAATAAACCCGACACCAGTAAGTGCCCAGCGTTTGCAGTCCAAGCCCAAGACATGCTTCACTTCCACGCCGTTTAGCAAAACGCCAAGCCCGGGGGCGCCGGCAACAGGGCCGGACAAGCCCGATGGGTGGGTGAATGCGGTTAGCCCCCACAGCCTGATGGAGGAGAGAGAGCTTCTAAAGAAAGAAAA ATGTAAACGAGCCCAGCAGAGCTGCTCTCCTCCAGCAGCCTCAGAGGAGGTCTGCACACCCACCAAGTCTGGCACGCGAGGGGTCGGATGCAAGGTGACGCCTGATCAGCAAACACCCTGTCCCGAACCGACCAAAGTCACCTTGGCCTCCGACCTGGACATGCTGGCGGAACTTTACTGCACCTGCATTTCAG aaaatttGGTGCCAAACGTTTTTTTGGAGCTCTTCTTCGTGATGCAGCTGCTCACTTCTCGATCTCCACACACTTTGGAGAGcgatgaggaggaggaaaaaagcGAGTGGACGCTCAACTCAG ATGTACTGGAGCGACGCTACCTGAGACAAGTGCACAACTGTGTGTATTTTGCAGTCAAAGTGCTGGAGAATCAATATCA GTTATTGGCTCATCTGGACAAGTGCACGTTGCGTCTCTTGGCTGAGAATGAAAGAATGGCATTGTTCTCGCCGCGCCTCAGGGATCGTTTGAGTCAGGCCCAGGACAGAAGTACAGCCAAG CTCTCGCCCACCGTTTCCGCGTTCATTCACTCTGTGCCTTTTGAGCCTGCCACCGACAATCGATCGAACTTCAGCTGCGACAGAGCTTTCCACACCTTTAAAAAGCAAAG GGACATTTTTTACGAGGTGCTGCGTGAATGGGAGGACTTCCACAAGGAACCCGGATGGAATTTTGACGTTGCCCTTGGAAGTCGCATCAG GGGAATGATGAGTCATCTGACCGCCGCTGGAAACCACTCGCACTTTGCCCGTCTCTTCTTGAAACAGCTGGTTCAG ATGTGCAAAGGAGATCGCATGAACAGCTCAAACGGCGACACCCCCGACGCCGACCTGCTCGGCATGCTGGGAGCGGACGGCCTAGGCCGCCTGAAGCGCCTGGAGGAACGTCTCATTCGGCCACACGGCGTCAGCGGCCCTTGCCCGCCGCCGTCCTTTCCTGGCCACCAGGAGTTCTTCCAGAACTTTCTGCAGACGGCCAGTTG CTGTCAGTTGAACCAGCACCTGCAGGACAGCTTGTGCCAGCAGATCCTTCAACTAGACGAAGTGTCCATCTTGGGTCCTCCCGCTCCCATCGCGGAACAAGAGGAAGTGGGCGAAGAGGCGGCGAGCGACGGGGACATGGAGCAGCAG GACGAAAAACAACGCTTTGCTTCAGTGATCCTCCTTGCGCGTCTCCTGGCCAAGTTCTTGGGCTTCATCTCTTTCCTGCCGTACCAGATGTCCGAGAAGCCGTCCAAGGAGATTCAAGAGGCGGCGGTCGCCCTGAGGGGAAAG AGTGTGCCAGTCTTGGATGTGTGCGCGGTACTGAGGAAGAGCGTGAGGCGCAGGCGCGCCATCTTGACCGTGCCCTGGTTGGTGGAGTTTCTTTCCATGCTGGACTTCACTGGGCCACTGCTGTTCTGCTACAGGGTGGTTCTTGGCACACTTTGTCTTCTCTACAG GAAAATGCTTCTGGGCAAGTGCGGAGAGATGCCTTATCTTAACAAACTGCTGATTGTGTCTGTACTAGGATGGCTCTTCCAA ATCCCAGTGATTCCTGAAGAGGTCTTCTTCACCAGTGACTTCACTGAGGTTGCTGAATTGGAAGAGAGTAACACCGATGCATCAGGACTC GACTGCATTCCTCTGGTGGACCAGCAGCTCCTCTACACATGCTGCCCATTTCTCG GCGAGTTCCGCAAGCTCCTCGCCGCCTTCGTGTCGGGAAGCAGCGGCAAGAGCGGCGGCGTGGTCCGAAAGATCACGCCGACGTCGGCCGAGCCACGAGACGCAAATGGTGGCAGAAAACTTTCGCAGCAGAAGCTGCAAGCCGACCTGGAGCAGGCTTTCTTCCACAACCAGCCGCCGTCTCTGCGCCGCACGGTGGAGTTTGTGGCCGAGCGGATTGGCTCCAATGCTGTCAAGCACATGAA GGCGACGTTTGTGAGCGAGTTGGTGGAAAAAGGGGAGAAGATGCTCAAAGAAGGATTGGAGTCACCCAAAGCCAATGTGTCCAAACTGAACGAGTCCATCTGCGCTCAGCTGTGTGAGGCAGGACCGGACGCCCTGGTTAGAGCAACCAG GTTTTGCTGTGAAAAAAGTCCAGAAGCCATACGCATTTTGCTCCCTCTTGAAACTTCCCCTGCT GTTCTTGCCACTTCAGAAAACATCACCATCCACCTGGCCACGGAAAAAGCCTGCTGCTGGCTCAAAACGAACATAACGT CGCTCATCCGGCGAGAATGGAAGAGCACGTACGAGCGCGTGACCAAGACCTTGACCGCCGACTCCACAGACGAGCTTGCTCCGCCACTAACACCCAAGAGGAAGCAAGGGGCTAGATTGATGTCCTGTCCGCCCTGCTGCACCCACAGCGCCTCTCTGCCCTCCGATGTCCTTATTGACATCAAG GACTTGCTGAGTGTGGCCGCCGGACCCAGGACGGACGACGAGCTGCCCACCGGTTCTCAGTTACAAACGCTGTTCCGTAGAGTGGGCGACACACTGGACTGCAAAAag TTCTTGACAGCTGTCTCGGAGCAGATGCTGATCAATGCTACTGTCCTGCTGGCATGCAAGCTGG AAGAATGA